CGAAGCGGTATTTAGATATTTAAAGACTGGTCTTGTTAATCTTGAAAGAGAAGAAGTGGACGTTATTGAAAACTATGTGCTTGCAAACGGAATACGTGGTAAAAAGTGGACTGAAGAGCAGTGGAACTATGGCATAGATTATAATTTCGAATCCGAGGAAAAGGAAGAAGAAAAACTAAGTAAGATAAATGATATAAAGGGTAGAATAACACAGCCCCTATTTACCCTTCAAGATAAGTTAAAGGGCAAAAAGACAGTTAAAGAGATATGCACAGCCATATATGAATTCTTAGAGGAGATTGGGGCTGGAGCAAAAGTTGAACAGTGGGTTGAGGATTTTAAAGTGCAAAAACAGCTTGACATGGCTAACGAATACAGTCAAGTTTGGAACGTAGTGCTTGAACTTCTAGACCAATTAGTTGAAATTCTTGGTGAAGAGCAGGTTAAGCTTGAGGAATTTGTAAAAATCCTTACCACAGGAATAAATGAATACGATATTGGTGTTATTCCACCAGCTTTAGATCAGGTGCTTGTGGGCGATATTGAGCGTGTTAAGAGCCACGAGATTTCTGCACTGTTTATTATTGGAGTGAACGATGGAATATTTCCTAAAACCTCTGATGATGAAGGTATTTTAAGCGATAGTGATAGAGAAAGCTTAAAGACTCTTGGACTTGAAATTGCAGCAGATACTAAGTCTCAAGCTTTTGAGGAACAATTTTTAGTATATAGAAGCTTAAGCTTTGCAGGAAAGTATTTAAGGCTAAGCTACCCAATTGCCAACTTTGAAGGCAAGAGTATGAGGCCATCAATAATTATTTCAAGAATAAAGAAGATTTTTCCTGAGCTTGTTGAAGGCAGCGATATTATTAAAGATGACAGTGATGAGGTAAATTTGCAACAGATTGTTGGAGAAACCTCTTCCTTTAATGAACTCATAGCAGCACTAAGAGCAGAAGCAGAAGGAAAGAGTGCAAATGCGGTCTGGTGGGATGCTTATAGATGGTATATGAATAAAGAAGACTGGAAGGAACGCTGCAGAAGAGCTTTCGCAGGTTTATCCTATAGCAATCAAGTAAGTGCGGTAAGTTCTGCAAAAATAAAGGAGCTTTATGGTGCACCTCTGCAATTCAGCGTTTCGAGACTTGAAAGATATGCCTCATGCCCATTTTCCTACTATGTTCAGTATGGACTTAAGGCTGCAGACAGAAAGGTATATGAATTCAGTATGCCTGACCTAGGAACTTTCATTCACGAGGTTTTAGACCAGTTTTCGGATAACCTTGAAAAGGAAAAAGGAAGCTGGAAGGACTTGGAGGAAAGTTATGCAAAAGAATCTATATCCATGATAGTAGATGAAAAAATAAAACAGAGAACAGGATTTATCTTAAATAGTTCTCCTAGATACAAATATATGGGTGACAGGCTTAAGAGAATACTTACAAGATCAGTTGACATCATTGCAAAGCAAATATCTAGAAGCAGTGTTTCAAATGTAGCCCATGAAGCAGAGTTTGGCAAAAAAGGAGAATATCCTCCTATAACTATTCAGCTGCCTTCAGGAGACAAGATAGATCTTATAGGAAGAATTGACAGGGTAGATGAATTGGAGCTGGAAGATGGTACTTATATAAGAATTGTTGATTATAAATCGGGAAACAAGGGCTTTAAGCTTTCGGATGTTTACTACGGACTTCAGCTTCAGCTTTTGGTTTATCTTGATGCTATATTGTCTAATAAGGAAAAATATATAGAAAAAGGTGCCTTTCCAGGAGCAGTTCTTTACTTTAGAGTGGATGATCCTATGGTATCCAGCCAAGGAGAGCTTACTCAAAAGGATATAGAAGATAAGATTCTTAGAGACCTTAAAATGAGAGGACTTCTTCTAAAGGATATAAAAATAATTAAAGAGATGGATAATGAGCTTGAAAACGGCTATTCTGCTGTAATTCCTGCTCAGATTGTAAAAGGTACTGAAATTGGAGAAAAAACCTCAGGGGCAACTCTTGAGCAGTTTGAGCTATTAAGAAAGTATGTAAGAAAAATAGTAGTAGATCTTTGCGAGGATATGCTTAAGGGAAATATCAGCATTAAACCCTATAAGAAGAAAAGTAACACACCTTGCTCTTACTGTAATTTCGCAGCAATCTGCCAGTTTGACACAAGTATTGCTGATAACAAATATAAATATTTAAATGATAAGAAAAATGATGAGGTATGGGACTTGATGAGAAAGGAGGTAGAAGCTAATGGCAGAAGCAAGGTGGACTAAGGAGCAGCAGCAGGCAATTATAACAAGGCACTGCAATCTTTTAGTTGCAGCAGCAGCAGGTTCAGGTAAGACTGCAGTACTTGTTGAGAGAATTATTCGGATAATTACAAATGAAGAAAGCCCTGTGGACATTGATAAGCTTTTGGTAGTTACCTTTACAAATGCAGCAGCTGCGGAAATGAGAGAGAGAATTGGAGATGCAATTGCTAAGGCACTTGATAAAAATCCAAACTCTAAAACTCTGCAAAGACAGCTTACTCTTTTAAACAAGGCAAGTATAACTACTATGCATTCCTTTTGTCTTAATGTTATAAAAAACAACTTTCACAGAATAGATTTGGACCCAAACTTTAGAATAGCTGATAGTACTGAAGAAACATTGCTTAAAAATGAAACTCTTCAGGAGCTTTTTGAAGAGTGCTACGCAGAAAATGAAAATAATTCGGATTCAGACTTCTTAAGGCTTGTTGAAAGTTATGGGGGAGGAAGAGATGATTTAAAGCTTCAGGAGCTTGTTTTAAACCTATATGAATTTGTAATAAGCGGACCTTGGCCGAAGAGATGGCTTATAGAAGCTTCAGAAGATTTTAATGCTGCAGAAGACTTTGATTTTGGAAAATCCAAGTGGGGAAAAATAATAATAGAAAGTATTAAAGTAGATCTTTTGGGTGCTAGGGGCTTGATATACAAAGGCATGGATATGATTAAGGACTCAAAAGGCTTGGAACCGTATGGTGAAACCCTTCAAGCTGATCTTGATTATGTAAACTATTTATACAGCCAATGTGATGGAAGCTGGGAAAAAATTTATAATGCTTTTATGGATAGTGACTTTATCAAGCAAAAAACACTTCCTAGAAAAGCTGAATATGACAAGGAGCTTTCAGAGAAGTTTAAGGAATTTAGAACTATGAAAATAAAGCCTGCTGTAAACAATATTAAGAAGGACACCTTTAAATTTAAGCCAGAAGAGATAGGTCCTAAGCTTAGTCAAATATATCCTCTTATGAAATGTTTGGCAGAGCTAGTGCTTAGATTTGATGAAGAGTACAAGAAAAAGAAGAGAGAAAGAGGATTGCTGGACTTCAGCGATTTGGAGCACTTAACTTTAAACATTTTAACCTCTGTGGATGAAAACGGAGAAATAGTTCCATCCGAGGTAGCGCTGCAATTTAGAAAATACTTTGATGAAGTACTTGTGGATGAGTATCAAGACAGCAATAATGTTCAAGAAGTTATTATAAACATGGTGTCTAGAAAGCTAGCTGACAACCATAATGTTTTTATGGTAGGTGATATCAAGCAAAGTATTTATAGGTTTAGGCAAGCAGATCCTGGGCTATTTCTTGAAAAGTATGAGAACTATTCAAGAGAAGAAGTGTCAGAAAATAGAGTTATAACTCTTTATAAAAACTTTAGAAGCCGTGAAGAAGTAATTGACGGTGTAAACTATATATTTAAAACAGTTATGTCTAAAACTGTTGGTGAACTTGAATATACTGATGAGGAGGCTTTAAATTTAGGTGCCGACTATAAGTCCTTAGAGGATAGTGAGGCAATTGTCGGGGGACCTGTAGAGCTTCACCTTATCGAAAAGGTAGAAAGCACCGAAATGGAGGCTTTTGAAGATAACGAGGAGTCAGGAGATAAGGCAGGAACTGAAGAGGATATTGAGGAAGAGGATTTAGATAATATTCAGCTTGAAGCAAGAGTTGTGGCAAGAAGAATAAAAGAATTAATGGTGGAAGCAGAAGGAAAGAGCTTTAAGGTTTTTGATAAGACAATAGACAGCTATAGGCCGGTTCAATTTAAAGATATTGTAATACTTCTTCGTGCAACAAAGGACTATGCCCCAGTATTTGTAGAGGAGTTGGGTATTCAAGGTATACCAGTTTATGCGGATACTGGCAGCGGTTATTTTGATACTATAGAAATAAGAACTATGATGTCTCTGCTTCAAATAATAGATAATCCTCTGCAGGATATTCCTTTAATTGCAGTGCTTCGCTCTCCGGTATTTGCTTTCACTCCAGAAGAACTTATTGATATAAGACTTATGGATAAGAAGCTGCCCTTTTATCAGGCTATAAAAATGTATGCTGAAAATACAGAAAGTAAGGATGAAGTATTAAAGAAAAAGGTTGAGGATTTTATAAGAGTTCTGGAGAAATGGAGGAACAAAGCACTCCATATGCCTATAGATGAGCTTATATGGTATCTTTATACTGAAACTGGCTACTATGGATATACAGGGGCTATGCCTGGAGGGGTTCAAAGACAGGCAAACCTTAGAATACTTTTTGAAAGAGCAAGGCAGTTTGAGCAGACCAGCTATAGAGGTTTATTCAATTTCGTTAATTTCATAAACAGACTTAGAACTAGCAGTGGGGATATGGGAAGTGCAAAGATTCTTGGAGAAAATGAAAATGTAGTTAGGATAATGAGTATTCATAAGAGTAAGGGGCTTGAATTTCCTGTTGTTATACTGGCAGGCAGTGGAAAGAACTTTAATCGAATGGATCTTAAGAGAAATATTTTATTCCATCAGGAGCTTGGTATTGGCCCTGACTTTGTAGACCCTGAAAGAAGAATCACCTATCCAACCATTGTTAAGCTTGCCTTAAAGGGGAAGATAAATCTTGAAACTATGTCAGAAGAAATGAGAATTCTTTATGTAGCCTTTACAAGAGCAAAGGAAAAGCTTATTATAACAGGTTCTGTAAAGAAGCTTGAAAAAACTTGTGCATCCTGGTGGGATAGAACTGAGAAGGACAGTGACAAGGTGCCTGAGTACAGCATGCTAAAAGGTAACTCTTATCTTGACTGGATAGGACCAGCGGTTGCCAAGCATGTAGATGGTAAGTTAATAAGAGATTTAGCAGGTGCTCAAGAGTTTGAAAAAGGAATTTTGACGGATGATAAATCCCACTGGGTAGTAAAAGCATGGAATAAGTTTGATATTATTGAGCAGAAAGATGAACATTCTGTTGAAAATGCAGAAGCAGAAAGGGTAACTTGCGAGAATCTTGAAGAACTAATTGATGATAAGCCAACAAGTGAATACAAGGAAGAAATTCATAGAAGGTTAAGTTGGAAGTACAAGTATATGGAAGCGTCAAGAATACCTGCCAAGTTTTCTGTTACAGAACTAAAGAGACTTGCAAATGCAGGAGGAATGGATGATTCACAGGCGTCAAACATGTTCACTCCAAAGCTTTTAAAAAAACCTAAATTCCTAGAAGAGAAGAAAGGCTTGTCAGGAGCAGAGCGAGGAACCATTGTTCACTTTGTTATGCAGCACTTGGATTTAAGAATGGTTTCTGACTATAATGCCATAGCTGATCAAGTAAGAAATATGGTTAAAAAGGAACAGCTTACTGAAGAACAGGCTATGTCTGTTAATATAAAGAGTATTGTAGGATTTTTCAACTCTCCACTTGGCAGCAGAATGCTAAGTGTTAAGGATTTTGATAGAGATTTAAGAAGAGAAATACCATTTTACATGAAGCTTAAGAGCACCGATGTTCACGAGGATTTACCAAAGGATCTTTATGAAAAAGAAATAACACTCCTTCAAGGCGTAATTGACTGCTATTTTAGAGAAAAAGACGGAATAGTGCTTTTAGACTACAAGACAGATTATGCTACGGAAGAAAATATGGAAGAAATAAAACAGAGGTATGAGAAGCAGATTTATTATTATGCTGAAGCACTGAGAAGGATTACTGGTGAGGAAGTTAAGGAAAAGTATTTATATCTGTTTGGCAATGGACGAACAATAAAATACTAAAACAGCTTTGACGTGGAGTTTAACTTTAGGCTTTACGTCAAATTTGTTTTTTACTTTAATTTTTATTATAATTAAGTTATTAAAATAAATAAAAGAAAGGAGATATTCATGGAGTTTAAGAAAATTAATGAATTTCAGTCAGGCGAAAGGATAGACGGCTTTTTTTTAATAAAGTCTGTGGACCTTAAGACTTCCTCAAACAGTAAAAAATATTTAGATTTTACCCTTGGCGATAATACTGGAGAAATAAATGCAAAGCTATGGGAGCTTGCAGAGGGAGACGAGAGCAGATACGAAGATAACATGCTTATAAAGGTTCGAGGTTCAGTAAGCACCTGGATGAACAGCCTTCAGCTTAAAATTGAAAAGCTAAGGGAAACTGTTCCTTCAGATGATGTTAATATAGATGATTTTGTTCAGGTAGCACCCTTAGAGCCTGATTTTATGTATGCTGAAATATTTAAGTACATAGATAATATGAAGAATAAAGATATTAAAAATATTGCTAGTATTTTATTTAAGGAAAACCATGATAAGCTTATGCACTATCCGGCTGCAAAGAAGAATCATCATGCTGTTAAATCAGGGCTTTTATATCATATCTTATCTATGCTTAGAGCAGGAGAAAAACTAAGTGAACTTTATACTTTTATAAATAAAGACTTGCTTTATGCTGGAATAATGCTTCATGATATGTCAAAGCTTGAGGAAATGGATGCCAGCGAACTAGGCATCGTAAGTGAATATACTATAGAAGGGCAGCTCTTAGGACATATTACCCAGGGAATAAAGAGGTTGGAATTGGTAGCTGAGAAGGTTGGAGCTGACAAAGAAATAGTTATGCTGCTTCAGCATATGATACTTTCTCA
The genomic region above belongs to Clostridium swellfunianum and contains:
- the addB gene encoding helicase-exonuclease AddAB subunit AddB, with translation MSLKFIFGRSGSGKSTYCLENIKQEFENGDPDKKLVYLVPEQFDFQANRNLVEVVGEKGIHRAEVLSFTRMAYVVANEVGGITRLHMNSAGRNMLIYRIIEEVKNDLKVFARAGKQAGFINIMSEVITELKRYNVNPALLSETAERLNENEMLKGKLKDINLIFEKFEAHLHEKYIDAEDQLSMLAEKLDKCSLFDGAEIWIDEFSTFTPIQYKVIEKLLKKAERVNITLTTDCLTNGGAADNTDVFAPIKNTERRLLELLENNNIKYEKPVCLGNEGLYRFNESSELSHLEKYYYHFPYEIFKGETKDIHVFKGLNMYSEIQSAARDIIALCRDKGFRFNNIAVVTRDLQSYEKLVQAIFSEYDIPYFIDRRRDINSNPLIILLNSVIEIFTKNWSYEAVFRYLKTGLVNLEREEVDVIENYVLANGIRGKKWTEEQWNYGIDYNFESEEKEEEKLSKINDIKGRITQPLFTLQDKLKGKKTVKEICTAIYEFLEEIGAGAKVEQWVEDFKVQKQLDMANEYSQVWNVVLELLDQLVEILGEEQVKLEEFVKILTTGINEYDIGVIPPALDQVLVGDIERVKSHEISALFIIGVNDGIFPKTSDDEGILSDSDRESLKTLGLEIAADTKSQAFEEQFLVYRSLSFAGKYLRLSYPIANFEGKSMRPSIIISRIKKIFPELVEGSDIIKDDSDEVNLQQIVGETSSFNELIAALRAEAEGKSANAVWWDAYRWYMNKEDWKERCRRAFAGLSYSNQVSAVSSAKIKELYGAPLQFSVSRLERYASCPFSYYVQYGLKAADRKVYEFSMPDLGTFIHEVLDQFSDNLEKEKGSWKDLEESYAKESISMIVDEKIKQRTGFILNSSPRYKYMGDRLKRILTRSVDIIAKQISRSSVSNVAHEAEFGKKGEYPPITIQLPSGDKIDLIGRIDRVDELELEDGTYIRIVDYKSGNKGFKLSDVYYGLQLQLLVYLDAILSNKEKYIEKGAFPGAVLYFRVDDPMVSSQGELTQKDIEDKILRDLKMRGLLLKDIKIIKEMDNELENGYSAVIPAQIVKGTEIGEKTSGATLEQFELLRKYVRKIVVDLCEDMLKGNISIKPYKKKSNTPCSYCNFAAICQFDTSIADNKYKYLNDKKNDEVWDLMRKEVEANGRSKVD
- the addA gene encoding helicase-exonuclease AddAB subunit AddA — encoded protein: MAEARWTKEQQQAIITRHCNLLVAAAAGSGKTAVLVERIIRIITNEESPVDIDKLLVVTFTNAAAAEMRERIGDAIAKALDKNPNSKTLQRQLTLLNKASITTMHSFCLNVIKNNFHRIDLDPNFRIADSTEETLLKNETLQELFEECYAENENNSDSDFLRLVESYGGGRDDLKLQELVLNLYEFVISGPWPKRWLIEASEDFNAAEDFDFGKSKWGKIIIESIKVDLLGARGLIYKGMDMIKDSKGLEPYGETLQADLDYVNYLYSQCDGSWEKIYNAFMDSDFIKQKTLPRKAEYDKELSEKFKEFRTMKIKPAVNNIKKDTFKFKPEEIGPKLSQIYPLMKCLAELVLRFDEEYKKKKRERGLLDFSDLEHLTLNILTSVDENGEIVPSEVALQFRKYFDEVLVDEYQDSNNVQEVIINMVSRKLADNHNVFMVGDIKQSIYRFRQADPGLFLEKYENYSREEVSENRVITLYKNFRSREEVIDGVNYIFKTVMSKTVGELEYTDEEALNLGADYKSLEDSEAIVGGPVELHLIEKVESTEMEAFEDNEESGDKAGTEEDIEEEDLDNIQLEARVVARRIKELMVEAEGKSFKVFDKTIDSYRPVQFKDIVILLRATKDYAPVFVEELGIQGIPVYADTGSGYFDTIEIRTMMSLLQIIDNPLQDIPLIAVLRSPVFAFTPEELIDIRLMDKKLPFYQAIKMYAENTESKDEVLKKKVEDFIRVLEKWRNKALHMPIDELIWYLYTETGYYGYTGAMPGGVQRQANLRILFERARQFEQTSYRGLFNFVNFINRLRTSSGDMGSAKILGENENVVRIMSIHKSKGLEFPVVILAGSGKNFNRMDLKRNILFHQELGIGPDFVDPERRITYPTIVKLALKGKINLETMSEEMRILYVAFTRAKEKLIITGSVKKLEKTCASWWDRTEKDSDKVPEYSMLKGNSYLDWIGPAVAKHVDGKLIRDLAGAQEFEKGILTDDKSHWVVKAWNKFDIIEQKDEHSVENAEAERVTCENLEELIDDKPTSEYKEEIHRRLSWKYKYMEASRIPAKFSVTELKRLANAGGMDDSQASNMFTPKLLKKPKFLEEKKGLSGAERGTIVHFVMQHLDLRMVSDYNAIADQVRNMVKKEQLTEEQAMSVNIKSIVGFFNSPLGSRMLSVKDFDRDLRREIPFYMKLKSTDVHEDLPKDLYEKEITLLQGVIDCYFREKDGIVLLDYKTDYATEENMEEIKQRYEKQIYYYAEALRRITGEEVKEKYLYLFGNGRTIKY
- a CDS encoding 3'-5' exoribonuclease YhaM family protein yields the protein MEFKKINEFQSGERIDGFFLIKSVDLKTSSNSKKYLDFTLGDNTGEINAKLWELAEGDESRYEDNMLIKVRGSVSTWMNSLQLKIEKLRETVPSDDVNIDDFVQVAPLEPDFMYAEIFKYIDNMKNKDIKNIASILFKENHDKLMHYPAAKKNHHAVKSGLLYHILSMLRAGEKLSELYTFINKDLLYAGIMLHDMSKLEEMDASELGIVSEYTIEGQLLGHITQGIKRLELVAEKVGADKEIVMLLQHMILSHHYEPEYGSPVKPMFAEAELLHHLDIIDARMYDMKRVADETEKGSFSEKVYSLENRRIYKPTLEQ